The following is a genomic window from Sphingorhabdus sp. Alg231-15.
CCCTATAACAAAGGAATAAAGGTTGCGGGCAATGGAACGCTGAAACCGCTGACGCTGGAAACAGCACCCTATCCTGGCCTGGCAACGGATATGCAGGCCCAGTTAATGGCGATGCTGTGCATGGCTGATGGCGCTAGCGTCCTGACCGAGACGATCTTCGAAAACCGCTATATGCATGTGCCCGAACTTAACCGGATGGGCGCCGATATCGAAACCAAGGGGCGTACTGCGGTCGTGCGCGGAGTTGATAAAATGACCGGCGCACCCGTTATGGCCACCGATCTGCGCGCTTCGATGAGTCTGGTGATTGCTGCTCTTGCAGCAGAGGGGGAAACCCAGTTGCAGCGGATTTATCATCTGGATCGCGGCTATGAACGCCTGGAGGAAAAACTGGCTGCCGTCGGCGCGGATATTGAGCGCATCAGCGGCGACTGACAACTCGCTACCTAGCACTTATGGCAGCTTGCATGTCGGGCGCTTTTACCCTGTAATCTCTCCTATAAAGAGGAGAGGATGAGTCCATGTTTTCAGGACCAATAGAAGACCGGCTGGCGATCCGGGAACTACACGACGCCTATTGCGATGCAGTATTGCGCACAGACCCAGATGACTGGGGTGCGCTTTGGACGGAAGACGCCGTCTGGTCGCTCATGGGCACCGAAGTTGTCGGGCGTGAAAATATCGTCAACCTGTGGAATGGCGCGATGAGCCAGTTTGATGCCGTCAGCTTTCTCGGCATACCAGGCAGTCTGGAAGTTACCGGAGACACGGCAACAGGTCGCTATCAAACCCATGAAATCCTTGTCGAAAAGGGTGAGCCGCGGATTGCAGGTGGCCGCTATGATGACGAGTTCGTCAAGATTGATGGCCAGTGGTTCTACAAAAAACGCATATTCAATGTC
Proteins encoded in this region:
- a CDS encoding nuclear transport factor 2 family protein produces the protein MFSGPIEDRLAIRELHDAYCDAVLRTDPDDWGALWTEDAVWSLMGTEVVGRENIVNLWNGAMSQFDAVSFLGIPGSLEVTGDTATGRYQTHEILVEKGEPRIAGGRYDDEFVKIDGQWFYKKRIFNVVAQLGGQKL